The region attattattattattattattattattattattattatataatgtaccTGAAGTGTTTGCATGCTTCCAAATGCATAAAGCTTTACTGCACAtgtgtttttgtagccgttttgcaaacttacatttttaaatgtgaaaaagttgaccaatatggttactctgttacagtaatgtacttttctgggctgttccacaactgatcaggacaatattgccaaacactgagtggaagacgctttgatgcagatttcctggaatggtttctgcaaaaatatttgcgaggaacagcaacaaaaacctcgcacagatcgatggcatttaacagtcaaggttacgtgacgtggaaattgtaaatcccaggtgtcaagaaaattcaactttgtggctgaagttcactcacagttcatctgcagcaagaaacccagtggacgattttatacgatTAAAGTTGTATGACCGCGTTACAGTCCTCAATAACGTACAACAGCcagccaaacttattttcaaaagcaaaaacctttcgtccatcaagaccaagttgctcctgtagttcccgagaacaaagaagaatttcgttgccagttcgctggtttctgtaagatttttaaataatctgggggcagaccaacaccccatgtcaagaaaattcacagtagccaaaaccaacaaaatgatagaagaggacgcattgctacttgacatgcAGACTTGCGAAGTAATCAATCGTGTGCCCTCGACcattgatttggaatcgctgagtgttctctccgaccttgaaaaaaattcctctggcacccagggtatgagttgtctaactttccacaaaatttgacaaatgatATCAAGAGTGTTATTCTCCACTTTGATCGATCACTGTCTCGATCACTTCGAATCTTTAGAGTTTGCGAGGCGCAGTTAcgcgaaaaaagccattttacgtcagtgttctctagccaatcagcggtttttgcgctctgtctgTTTCGCGCGGTTGAAACGTTTCATCTACGACCACGCTTTTGTGCTGacgatttttttgttagttttactctttaaatgctgatccaggcaaggaaatgcttacaacaactcaagtaaaaaggtaagcgttaacttgaagcgaataacatttgatttgatgccttattgtcttcaaaatgaggaacgatttacatgcattgtagaattcacattttcacaccatcgagtcaatttgtgaagcaaggagACTCAACTTGGCTTAATTAAGCAAATTACATGATTGTATACGATTGACAATTGATTCCTTCTTGTAAAATGCTAATTTCTGTCACTTTACTATGGTtatcaatgcagaaaatgcctgagaaagctaTTATGGACGTTTGTAAGTAGAGACCCAAACTTatgagtctactcttcacacactttaatTGTAATAAAAATTATCGGCGATTTAGAGGAACCACTACAcgcatcattgaagtatatgtactgtatttttttagttaatttaattaataatagtTTATTCACAATTAATCACCCAcagagaacaaacaaagataacaacaatACATTGACGACAAAAATACATGAGAAATTGTGAAGGGAGGTAGAAGAGGTTATCCCTTTCTAGTCCACCTCCTTAACATATatagcaaataaaaaataaaaaatactaatTTCTTATCTGTAAATTTAAAACTATATACAATTGAGTATCATTATATAATAAAGGTTCAAAATAGTAATTAATATAAATCGTGTTTTAAGAAAATTCATTAACTAGCTTGTTTCTAAAAGTTCTTAGGTCTTTTGCTCCAGCAGTCTCTTTTCTTAAATTGTTCCATAAATTAACAATgcgaagaaagaaagaaagagtgtTTATAGCAATTTAACTTAGCAGATTTCATCTTAAGCTTGAAGCGATGGCTGGATCTCAGCGGTCTGTATTTGTCCGCAAAGTCGAATAATTCATGTGGATTCAAACAATTCAGTCCATTTATTGTCTTATAGCATTCAGTGAGTCATGATAAAGTTCTCCTTTTTTCTAATGTTGGCCATTTAAGTCGTTTCAATCGATCTTCATACGGCATGTCATTTGTACCAAGCGCAAATCTGGAAGCTCGTCTTTGGACTTTTTCCAGAATAGCAATATCTTTCTTTAGATGTGGCGACCATACCGGGGAACTGTATTCAAGGATTGGCCTTACAAGACTTTTGTACAATTTAGAAAAGAAATCGGGGTTTTTTGGTCCAACAGTCCGTCTAACAAAGCCAAGAACACTGTTAGCTTTGTTGGCACATTTAGTGGCTTGTAGACTCCATGACAAATTGGACGTGATGTAAATACCaagatcttttgtttcggacACAGTATTTAATCTGTTACCACATAAGTGATATCCAGGACTTGATGTGTCATTCTTCTGTGAGATTCGCATCACTTCACACTTGGTAGTATTAAAGCTTAACTGCCAATCAGTGCTCCATTGTTGAAGTGCATTCAGATCGTCCTGTAATATTTGGGTGTCCTCGTGAACATTTCTTAGAGCCCTGTACACTTTCATATCATCTGCGAATAATTTCGATTGGGATTCTACGTTCCGCATGATGTCGTTGATGTAAATAAGGAACAGTATCGGTCCCAGTACAGTTCCCTGCGGCACACCAGATACAACAGCTGTCCAGGATGAATAATGACCTCGGAGTACAACACGCTGTTGACGGTTTGTCAAGAAACTCGATCCTTACCCACGATAGTAGCGGGTCTCTAATGCCATATGCATGTAGTTTTAATAATAAACGTTCATGTGGAACAGAGTCGAACGCTTTcgtaaaatccaaaaatacAACATCTGTAGGAAGCCCACTGTTTCTATTGTGAGCCCAATCATGGAAGACTGTTAAAAGCTGAGACAAACAAGATTTGCCCTTCATGAATCCAAAGTGATTAGAAATAAAAATGTCCTTAGTTATCCAAAATTCCTCTAGGTGTTGTCTTGCAATTTTCTCACACACTTTGCAAAGAATTGAAGTCAATGAGACTGGGCGATAATTTTTACAGTTATTTTTTGCGCCTCTTTTGTGTAACGGGATAATGTCAGCTTGTTTCCAGCAGTCGGGTATCTTGCCTAGAGAGAACGACATATTGAAGATCTTACAAATTGATATAGCTAACGTGTCCGCACAATTTTTTAGTATCAATGGATGGATTCCATCCGGCCCAGGAGATTTGCGCAGTTTCAGCTCTTTCAGTAACTTGGTGACTTCATCAACGGAGCATTGAAGAAAACTAAGGCTATCGTCTGTAATGATCTGCTCGAATGATGGAATATTCTCTAGATTTTCTTGAGTGAAGACCGATGCGAAGAATTCATTCATGCATTCAGAAATCTCACGTTCATCAGTTAATGTGCTTCCATTATCCATCTTGATAACAGTCAGATCGTTAGACCCTTTACGCTTTGAATTGACGTAGTTCCAAAAGAGCTTACACTCTATTCTCAAAATTATAAAACTCTCTTTTCGAAGATTTTCTTTGATAAGGATTAACGTTTGTTTTGAATGTAACAATGTTGTGATCAGATATTGGTTCTCCAACCTCTACATCTAAAACCATGTCGCTGTGATTTGTTAGGATAAGGTCCAGTATATTGTCACCTCTTGTTGGCTGTAGGACCATTTGGTTTAAGAAATTGTCAGATAATATGTCAGAGAAAAGCTCATAATTAATTGAGTAATTCAAGAATAAATTGTTCTTCCAATCGATATCTTTAAAGTTAAAATCACCTACCAGTATGATGTTTGATAGGTGCGACAAGGATTCTAGGTTTCTCTGGAGTATTTCTAAGCATTTCGAATCACTAGATGGTGGTCTGTAAAACACTCCAAACACAAATGACTTGTCCCTTGAATAATGAATATCGATCATCAAAAGTTCAGTATTGTTACCTTACAATATATCACGTTCGTTGCAAATGATGTTCTCGTTGACAGCAACTAACACACCACCACCTTTGCGATTTCGATCTCGTCTGAAGACCCGATACTTCTGTGGAAATAATTCGGACGATCTAATGGAATCGTCCAAGTGAGTCTCAGTGACCGCTATAATATCAAAGTTTCTTGAATAAACATCAGCCTCGAGGAATGCAGATTTGTTCACTAAACTTCTTGCGTTAAATAAAGCAACTTTGAGTTGTTGGGCTGGGCCTGGATTTGGTTCTATGTCTCCTCCGAGCAACAGTAAacttgatgaaaaacttgatcTGATGCCGTAATCGAAACGACGCCATCTTGTGAGTTTGGAGTAAAGTTGAATATCGAAGTCTAGAGCGCACCAAATACTAGTCGTCGTCGAATCTTGAATGACTTGAATGACCGAGAGTGTAAAAACGCTGTTGCCAGCATTTTTAGGAGGAAAATCAGTCGAAAGAGTCCACGAAATATAAATTAATAGATACTTTAGGACGAGAGCTCTGAACCGTGCCATGTGGCCGTACTACAGACAAAGGCCTACTGAGCAATTTTACTTCTGAAATTATTGTAAATCTATTCTAAAGGAGATCTGAGTATTTTTTCCTGCCACCATTTCTAAATAAGTAGTATCTTAAGTCTACAGTTCTTATCTCAGTTTGGCGAATTTCCATCTAGTTCTTCAATTGATGTCTTCTTACttgcatttctttttctcttcctctGATCATGTGCATTCTTCCCAAATCTTGACACTGTCCTGTGAGCGGCGAAATGAGAAGAAAATTCTCCTTCGTTCTTCCAGTAGTTATAACAGATCGTTTCCGGTCTTGgatgaaaaggagaaaaattttttttttcttcctcctGGCCTAGCCGGTTTCAAATTTCCGTTCGACGTTCAAATCCCAGAGAAACGGCACAGCACATTTTGCCACCATGACGGTCACCGAAAAAGCATGAAAGAGTATGAAGAGACacttcaaattcaaattctttgatgggacagcagggaacggtcctttacagcagacaaaaatgcttagcagccaattctgtctccttaaccagttatggtttgatgtatttggggatctctctttgcagacttctatatacatgtagttctgtggtttatctgaaacgttttaaagctttttctgtttttaaatgtaaaaaaagaacccaatccaaagactttggcatgaattaaatgtttaggttcatgcaataaaaaaatataaccGCTTTGAAATCTGTTGTCTATTTTCtttgtctgtgagctatggtagtaactgttaatagcttgcctacaatggattttttgtagtttccagcacatttctgatttgctggaatattattttataggatcaggataattatgtatgtgttgtgtattttctgttttgaatcTGTGTAGAAActatgttgaaactatttttatttttggacacaaaagCCCCATCACATACCTTTTACATATGCTatgtaaaggttccatttgactagctaaAACATGATGCCTGTTTTTGTTGTGCATAATTGACTGCTTAGAATAAGAAGCTTAGTAAAGTTACTtgtgataaatttaaaaagttaccaatggctgaattgccttcaaggaataaaattaGGTGGTTGGAAAAGGCAgaggaaaatcatgaaaaactggaatatccttgaaaaaagctggaaattaatacatgatcttcacatgctttcatttaatagcatgcagaaattttctagaaaaatctagaaagcagaatttgtaacaaactggaaaaagctggaaaaaacctgatttgatcccagattatgatttctggaataaagctggCAATTTCTTTCCTCATTAGCTCATTAGCATGTTTCATTTaacattctagaattttctagaattttccagaaaagGAAACTGGTAAATTCTAGGAATTTCtagaaatattttctttcatattctaacaaaaattctggaaataaccaaaatattccagatttgttttgcaaggGAAGAACCATAGAGGACGTTATGGATTTCACGGAAAAGTGTCATATTGATGGAAGGTTGATCTGCAGTGACTTTCAGAAAGCGTCTGATACTGTAAATAGGGAATTCTTGTTTTGCACTTTATCTGCATTTGGCTTTGGTTCTTCGTTTATTCAATGGGTTTATACTTTGTacaataatatttccagttgtgCCCTAAACAATGTCCACTCGACCTCATCGTTTGCTGTCAAGCAGGGAGTCAGGCAAGGCGATCCCCTATCAGCCTATCTCTTCATTATGGGTTTAGAAATTTTGTGTATTAGCATACGTGGTAATAATGACATTCAGGGTATTATGGTGGATAACGAAGAGATTAAACTTGGACTATTCGCAGATGATCTGACTGGATTTGTAAGGAACAACCATTCTTTGACACAATTTTTAGATGTTGTAGTCCGTTTCGGAAAGTGTTCTGGACTTAAGTTGAACCAAGAAAAGACATAGATCTTGTTACTAGGTAATTGTGCCCAAACTACAGCATTAAATTGTATCAAGTCCCAGAGCGATACTGTGTTTAAAAAATCCGTTAAGATACTTGGAGTGCATTTTACATATGAtaaatggttttaaaaaaagctgAATTTTGAGGAACTAATTAACGCTATGAAACAAAAGCTACGAATTTGGAGATGGCGAGACCTCACCATTATTGGCAGAATCCAAATTGTCAAAACGTTCATTATCCCAATTTTTCTCTATCGAGCCAGCTTGTTATGCTTTGACaaggaatttttgaagaatTCGAATACGATAATTTATGATTTTATCTGGAAAGGTAAAGATAAGGTTAAGCGTTCTGTGATTACAAATAACATCGAAAATGGGGGTCTCAAAGCGCCCTATTTGGAAACTATAATTAAAACTCAGAAAATATTTTGTTGCAAGAAACTCGCAAATGATCAGGCAGCCAGTTGgaaaactattttattaaattacTTACAGCCAGTTGGAGGTAAAATGATTTTATGTTGTAATTTTGACATGAAAAAACTGCCTATAAGGTTACCAACATTCTATgaagaatgtttgaattgctttGCTAAGTGTTCAGCAGCAAATTATGATTCCATTCAAATATCTC is a window of Montipora foliosa isolate CH-2021 chromosome 5, ASM3666993v2, whole genome shotgun sequence DNA encoding:
- the LOC138002350 gene encoding uncharacterized protein; its protein translation is MDFTEKCHIDGRLICSDFQKASDTVNREFLFCTLSAFGFGSSFIQWVYTLYNNISSCALNNVHSTSSFAVKQGVRQGDPLSAYLFIMGLEILCISIRGNNDIQGIMVDNEEIKLGLFADDLTGFVRNNHSLTQFLDVVVRFGKCSGLKLNQEKT